CGGCGGTATCCAACAACGCCATGTTCGGCGGCGACAGAGTTCGTTTCCAGTACGTGTAGAGGCTCCGCCGATACAAATCTTCCCCCTTCCCGACTTTGTAGGTGAAGTTACTGGCTTCTTTCCACAAACCTTTGGGCTGATAAGGATAAACGCTCGGGCCACCCGTCTTTTCAACCAACAAGCCAGACACCTGTAACGCTTGGTCTCGCAATACGTTGCCTGGCAAACGCTGGCGATTCGCTCTGGCGTAAAAAAGGTTCTCGGGATCTTGTTTGCGGTGTGCCTTCTCGACCTTCGAACTGCGACGGTAGGTGTCGCTGATGACCATCGTCTTCAGGATCGCTTTGATGTCCCATCCGCTGTCCATGAATTCCGCAGCCAGCCAGTCGAGCAATTCAGGATGCGTCGGTAGGTCACCTTGTGTACCAAAGTCTTCGGTCGTCCCCACTAGTCCGCGACCGAAGAGCATTTGCCAATATCGGTTCACCGCCACGCGAGCGGTCAGCGGATGGTTGCCATCAACCAACCATCGGGCAAAGCCAAGCCGATCAGCAGGCTGGTCCAATCCGGGCAATACAGCGGGAACACTGGCCGGAGCTTCCTCGCCCAGTTGGTCATAAACGCCTCGCGTCCGAACGAACGAGGGTCGACCGTCGGGAAGATCTTGCATGACCATCGTCGTGGGCATCGCATCCCAGTGCAAGGTTCGATCCGCTTTGGCATCGCGGAGCTTAGAGAGCAACAAACGGTGCGCCGTGTCCTCTGTGTTTTCGAGATAAGCCAAAAGCATCTTGCGCCGCTGTTGGTCCGACCGTTCGTTCGGCTGAATCATTGAGATCGTTTCCAATGCTTCAGCGACCGCCAGCAAAGCCGCTTCCTCAACCGACAATGTTCGCGAGCCATAGAAACGCAGCTGATCGACTTGCCCTTTCCAAAAGCCAACATGCTTGCTGTACCCAATACTCATCGCGGCACCAAAGTCGGGTTTGGCAGCATTTGCGTTGGTGTTACGGATGACGGTGGTGGCTTGTAGGATCCCATCGACGTAGATCTGCATTCCACTAGCACGCTGCGTCCCATCATTGGTCAGCGTGATGTGCGTCCACTTATCGGGCTCGAATGTGCGTTCGGTTTCGACAGTGGACACGCCCGAAATCCAGCGATGAATGATGTTCCATCTCAAATGCCCGTCAACGAATTCAACCAGAATGCCCTCCCGTTTGGTGTTCGCCGCTTCGCTTGACAGAACCGGCCCGGATTTAACTTGCCCAGAATCGGATTGCTCAGAATCTGCTTGCTTCGAATCAGCTCGCCCTGGGGACATCCAGAATGCGATCGAAAAACGCCCGTTGCCGATCAGCCCCGGAATCTTCCCCAATTCAAACTGATCCTTACCTGATACAGCCGCCGCCTCACCAATGAGTCCGCTACTTCGAAGAGGATCCCCTTGTTTTGAAACGACACGCACGTCCGGTTGGTCAAAGTCAAAAAAGTGATCGAGTCCTTCACTCACCAGCGGACTCAGCGATGAAAGATCAACGGACGCTTCCCACGACTGCTGTGCTTCGGCGAGATGGCTGTTGGCTTCCCGCAGTCGGTTCCGACATGACGCGATGCGACGATCCAGTCCATTCAACTTTTCGCGTTGTCCTTCCGTTGGCGTCTTAATCCACGGTTCCGAGTTGCCAAACTTGATCGCACGACCGCTTTCGGAAACGTCATTGAAGAAATCGATCAGCTGGTAGTACTCACGTTGGCTAAACGGATCGTATTTATGATCGTGACACCTAGCACAGCCCACCGTCACGGCCATCCAAACGGTCGCTGTTGTGTCCACTCGATCGACCGCGTTCTCCAACAGGAACTCATCAATCGGAATTCCCTCTTCGGAGTTGTACCGATTGTTGCGATTGAACGCCGTAGCAATCAGATCTTGCTCGCTCGGGTCCGGCAACCGATCGCCGGCGAGCTGGCGGATCGTGAATTGATCAAAAGACATGTTTTGGTTGTAGGCATCAATCACCCAATCACGCCAACGCCACATCTCGCGAGGGCCGTCATTTTGATAGCCATCGGTGTCGGCATAGCGGGCCGCTTCTAACCACTGCCAGGCCATCCGTTCGCCGTAGCGAGAGGATTGCAACAATCGCTCAACCGCCCGCTCATAGGCCGCTTCCAAACCTTCGGATTTAACCTCCATCAGGAAACGCTCGGTTTCCTCGATTGTTGGCGGCAAGCCTGATAAATCGAGCGTGACGCGGCGGAGCTGAGTCGTCGCACCAGCGGGCCCCAGCGGGGACAGACCGGCTTGCTTGAGGCCCCGATCAATGAACGCGTCGATCGGTGAACTTGCATCAATACCAAGCGGCGGATCGGGACGCTCGATCGGCGTAAACGCCCAATGCCTCTGATACTCAGCCCCCTCTTTGATCCACTGACGCAGCCGATGCTTTTGATCATCAGTCAGCGTCATCCCAGAATCGGGCGGTGGCATCAGCAAATCAGGGTCGTCCGTCTCGACACGCGTCACGACGTCGCTGTGGTCGGGGTCGCCAGACACGATGGCAGCATAACCGCCGAGATCTTCGACTGCGGCAGCACGCTCGTCCAACCTCAATCCGGCCTCACGCGTATTCGCATCAGGACCATGACACTTGAAACAGGTGTCCGAAAAGATAGGCCGGATATCGCGATTGAACTCTAAATCACTCGCCGTCGAAGTCGCAGCGAACCCAATCCACCATAACGGAGCCAACATGACAACGAGGTAAAGAACCCTCGTTGCGGAACTCGTCAAGAGTTTCGACCAGCCCGGAAAGCGAAAGTTGAGTCGACTTCCGCTACATAACACTCCAGCACGCAGTGTTTCAACAATGCAACGAGTTTCAACAATGCAAAGAGCTTCAACAATGCACAGGATGTTCATCTTATTTGAGTTCCATCAAGTTGCGTGTCTGCTTGATCGTGGGGTCCGAGTCCGCATCAACGTAGTTCGGCGGTTTATCAAAGTGGATGTTCGGGAACTCGGCCCGATGAGCTGGGACATGTTTATTCATTTCCGCAATCATCTCAGCGAACTCGGGGTTCTTGATCAAATTCGACCACTCCATCGGATCATTCTTTAGATCGTAGAACTCCTCGGCCCCGGAAAGATGGTGGATGTAGTGATACCGCTGCCCCATCACGGAGGTGCCTGCACTGGAAACGGTGACGCCAAAGTGGTTCCACGGTGCCGAAGGGTTGTCCAACAGTGAAGAAAAATCGTAGCCGTCAAGTTCTTTCGCCGGCAGTCCGCAAAGGGCAACCAAAGTGGGATACAAGTCAATCAGGCTGACCGTAGCGTCACTGTAGGCAGTGCCTTGATCCTTCCTTTTTGGCAGGCGAACGATGACCGGTGTCCTGGCCGCTTCGCACCACAAAGTGTTCTTCAGGTAGCGATGCTTTTCACCAAGATGCCAGCCGTGGTCGCCGCAGATGACAACGATCGTGTTATCAGCGTAGGGGCTCTTTTCGAGCGAGTTGAGCACCATCCCTAGGCACGTATCCACGTAAGAAATGCTCGCCAGATAGGCCCGCGTGGCCTCCTTTTCCAACCCCTGCTTCTTGATCCATATGTATTCCCCGGTTGGATTGAACGCCGGTTTCCCGTTGGGATTCAAGATATCGTCGAGATCATCTTCCTTAACCTCCGGAACCTCCAGTGATGCAAGTTCGTACTGATCGAAAAACTCCTGGGGAACGATCCAAGGCAGGTGCGGCTTGATGAAGCCAACCGCCATGAAGAATGGCTTGTCAAACTCTCGCGTTATCTGTTGGTCGGCCCAATCCGCGACGCGATAGTCGACCGTTTCCTCAAACGGCTTTTTCGTAGGCCCCCAACTCAGCTTACTGTCTTTGCCGACAAACTCAGGGCTCTGGCGACCATTGATAATTCCAGCTTTGCTGGATGTGTAGCGTTTCTTGTCGGGCCCGTCCTTAACACCCCTGCGTGCCCGCGCGTGTTCATCAAAGGCCCAGTGTCCAAAGTCGACACCATGCTCGGTGGCGTGCTTATGAAAAATCTTTCCGTTGGAAAGCGTGTGGTATCCGTGTTTAGAGAAGTATTCCGGCAACGTCGCGTGGGTCTTGACGATGTCCGAATAGATCATGTTCGAAGAGTTGCCGTAGACACCCGTTCGCTGCGGCATGAAACCAGACAACAACGCCGAACGCGATGGCCCACAGATTGGGGCCGCGCAAACAGCGTTGCGAAAGATCACCGAACCGCTTTTGCAAAACTGATCCAACTCTGGCGTCTGCGCCTGCGGATGACCTCCCAACGGCCCTACCCAGTCATTGATATCGTCGATCGCAATCATCAGCACATTGGGACGAGCGTCATCGCACGAGCCTGACGGTTGCATTGCCAACCCAAGGGCGACAAGTGTTAGCGCCATTAGGGAAGAACGGAATCTCATAGGTGCGGTCCGAAAAGAAGCTATCAGTTAAGAACGGGTTTAAAAGATCATCGAAGGACCGAACCCGGTGGCAACGGAACGTCGTTCGACTTCCGCCAATCGACCAACTCCTTCAACAACGCCTGCGTTTGCTCAGGATTTGTTTCAGCGAGGTTGTGCTCCTCACGGGGGTCGTTGTCCAGGTCGTAGAGTTCCATCTTCCCGTCGGCGAGAAACTGAATCAACTTCAAGTTGTTCTTGCGGATGACCGAGCAGGCACCGTGCTTGTAACAACTGGCCAAATGCCAGAAGAGCGGGCGATTTTGTAACGATTCCGGTTCGCCCTGAAAGAGCCCCGTGACCGAGTCGCCATCCAGCACGCCGTCGTAGTCGATCCCCGCGATATCCATGAAGGTGGGGAACAAGTCGAGCCCAGCGACGGCGGTTTGCGTGCGGCGAGCGTCAATCTTGCCAGGCCAATTCATGCAAGTGGGAACGCGGATACCGCCTTCGTAGATGTAGCCCTTCTTTCCTCGCAACTTGTCATTGCTGCCGACGTTTTGTCCGTTGTCCGAAGTGAACACAATCAGCGTGTTTTCACGCAGGCCATTGTCATCGAGGAACTGAACGATCCGCCCGACATTGTCGTCCAACGACTCGATCATCGTCGCGTACTCAGCGTCACGCAATTTGTTCTTTCCCTCGCCCATGCCCTGGCCGGTGATCGGGTCGCCGGGCTTTTCCAGATACTTCTGAACGAGCTCTTTGCTGCGACCCCGAATCGGACGATGCACGGTGTAATAATGCATGTTGATCAGAAACGGGTCTTCCTGGTGTTCGTCCATGAATTCAATCGCATCGTCAGTCAGTCGATCGGTCAACCACTCATCGTCGGGCTTGGGCTCGATGAACGGGTTGCTGAAGGGAGCAAAGTAGCCGCCCGTTTTCCCTTTGTAGCCACCGATTTCTAATGCTGGGTCACCGCGGTAGGTGCCGCCGACGTTCTTCAGATAGCCACGCCCTTCCGGGTAGTACTTCTGGCAATGTTCCTTGTGATACGGCACCCAACTGAAGTCCCAGGGATCGGGCTGCTTTAGCTTCTTCTTCAACGGATACTCCATCGCCAATTCTTCTTTTGGATACGGCCCGACCAAGTGCCATTTACCAAGGTGGATCGATTTGTACCCCACATCGGCCAGCGGTTGGCTGTACATGATGTGTTCTTCACCGACCGTCCAACGCGAAAAAATGTTCGCCTGGTCGTCACCCGCTTCCAGAACCGGCACCGTGTAAACACCGGTCCGAAACGATTGCTTGCCAGTCGCCAATGCCGTACGTGATGGTGAACACGTGGGGTACATGTAGGCGTTCTCAATCACCAAGCCACCCTTGGCCAGTGCATCGATGTTGGGCGTTTCGTAGTATGTCGAACCGTTGAAGCCAACATCCGCATTACCGAGATCGTCGACCAAAATGAACACGATGTTCGGCTTCGAGTCACCCAACGCAGGAGAGGCGAAGAGTACCGCGAAACAGATCGCCACCAACAGGCAACCCTGACAAACATTGCTAATAACCCGAATGCGTAAGCGAGAAATGGTTCCTAGAATGCGACATCCCTCGCTGACACATTGGGCGATGAAAGGCCCGCAAAGAGTCTTGTTGAAATTCATTTTAGATCCGGGCGTGGTGAATCGATTTCTTGTGTGAGGAGCTGTTTCAAGTACTCGACCTTTTCGGGGTACTGGGCCGAAAGATCGAAGCGTTCTTCGTTGTCTTCAAGAATGTTGTAAAGCTGAAAGACGTCCTTCTTTTTATTCGCTTGGACGAGTTTGAATCCGTCACCGGTGATCAGAGCACTGCTGCCCAACAACGTATTGCGGTTATAGACGACGACAAAGTCATGCACTTCGGTTTGCGGTTGGCCAAGCAGAGTAGGCAGATAAGAGATCCCGTCCTTGCCGACTGGCTTTTCCTGCCCCACGATGTCGGCCAACGTGGCTAAGAAATCGTAGTGCGAACTGAGCAGGTCCGTTTCAGTGCCACCGGCAATTTTGCCTGGCCAACGCACCAATAGCGGGCATTGCATGCCGCCCTGGTATCCGCTGCGTTTCAAACCTGCTCGGCCACCGGCACCATCAAACACGTCGCCGCATTCGGATGTTCGCCATTTTCTATCGGTCAAGTTCGCTCGTTCGCCGTTAGCCAAAAGCTGCTTGCGATATTCCGGTTTCGGTCCGTAATAAAGCTCGTGTCCGTTATCCGAGGCGAACAACACGATCGTGTTGTCATCCAGCCCCAGCGTTACTAGTTCGTCCAGAATCAAACCGACATGCTCATCCAGCATTTTGACCATCGACCCGAACTTTTTTTCGGCCAAACTCATCGTCGGATGGTCGGCAAAGTCAGGATGTAGCTCCGGGATCGCAACCGGACCATGCGGTAGCTGAGTCGGGTGATACAAGAAGAACGGTTTGTCTTGGTGCGAACGCAGGCATTTCAGAATTCCTTCGATGAACACGTTCTGCGAATAGGTCTCACCGCCATAACCAACCGGCTCGTCGCCCGCTTCGCTGGTCTTGCCACAGTCCGCCATGGTGTTACCGGGCAGATCGAAACGCTCGCCATTTCGCCACAAATACGGTGGATAGAAACCATGGCAGCGACTGTGGTCGTAGTAGCCTTCGTAGAAATCCCAGCCAAACCGTTTGACACGTTCGTGCCAGGTTAGAAAACCGCGATCGAGCTTGCCGAACTGGGCAGTTTGGTAGCCAGCCTGTTGGGCGACCTGCGCCAAGAACAATTCGTCGTCAGCGATCGGATTCGATTTTGCTTTGTGGACGACCAGTCGTTTCTGATATTCCTCTTCGCTGATCTTCCCTGAATCTCGCAAGATAGGCAGACCACCGCGGTTCTGCCCCCAACCGCCGACTCGGCCGTCGTGCATTCCGCTCAATAGCGTCCAACGCGCCGGAGCACAAAAGACACTGCCGTAGTAGTTATTGAACTTCATCCCCTGACGCGCTAAACGATCGATGTTCGGCGTCTTCACCACCTCCTGGCCATAGCATCCCAGCATGCCTGGACCGAGATCATCAGCGAGGATGAAGATCACGTTGGGTGGACGCTGCGTTTCAGAGGCAAACGTGACGGGCGCAGTCTCAGAGAGCAGAAGCAATGCAACGATAAGAGCCATGAGCCTTGTTCCGATTTCAGCCCGGAAAGCGGAACATTGACTGCCGTGGCCATGAGGCCGCCGATGATGGATTGGAAATACGCCAGTCCAGAGAGCAACACACCGATTGCTCGACCGATTTGGGGCAGAGTTTGTGTCGCCCTCTGGGCTAGCTGATCCTTGTATCACAGGTGGTTGACGCGAGATTCCTAGCGAAGATTTTTGACAAAATCGACGACGACAGAGTTGGATTCGGCGTTGCCAATTCATGGTAATTTCTTTCCAGCAGTACTCAGACAATCGATGAAGTCGATTTCTAATTCATGTAAGTGAGATCAACAAAACGCACGGATCCAGTGGACACGTTTTGAAGCGGCGATTTTGCGATTGGATTGATTGGCAAACGGCCAGCATCATCGTAGCCAAGGACAACACTCTGGAATGAAGTGCGAAACCAATTGTTTTGGCTGAAGCCATCATCAACCCAGACGCGAACAACGGAAGATGGCCGTTGGCCAACAAAGCCATCTCGTTTGACCGACGTTTCTTCTATTCTCTCGATGGCAATGTGATGTTCTTGGTAAACGTCTCCGTTGGAAGTCCATCACTTTTGAGCTGTACAGTCACGTCGCATTTGCTTGCCGGTGATAGCGTGCGATCGCACACTAGCCGAACCAAGGACGTTTCAAATGGTTTCATTGGGCGAACGGAACCGGATGCCAGGACCTTGCCGTCGACTAAAATCTCGACCCATGACTGCGATGACTTCGCTTGCCCAAAGTTTTGGACTTCGACATATGCCTCGAGTCCTTCATCGGTGTACTCGAATTTGGGCGCAAGGGACGAAAGCACGGGCTCGCTAAAGGATACGCCCGGCAGTCGTGCCCAGCCGATCAGCAGTTTCCCTTGGCTCGTTTTACCTTGTAGCTTGCCAGCGAAATTTTCGGCGGTGATGCCGTTCCCCTGTCCCTCAAAGACGAGAACCAGATCACGACCAGCTTTTTCCGTCTTTCGCAATCGACTGCCACGGCCAAAGCTGACTTCTTGCGACGCACCGAACCGCAGCGAATCGAGATCGATGTCGGTATGCGGATCGAAGCCGTCTTCGGCTTGAATTTTGACGCGGATCTCCCGAGTGTCGGCCGTGATAGGCTGCTCGTTTTCAACTTCGATCAATCGCTCGACGGTCAAGGGAATGATGATGTGTTTGGAACTGTGCTTGTCGTTGGGTAAGTCCGAGTGCTTGTCACTATCAATGACAGCGAAGTGAGCCTGGACGGCTCGCCCGTGGTCGTCTTGCAGAACACGGATTCGTTCGTACTTGTACCAATCCGGCGCGGTGCCATCTTCGTAACGGTCAATCCCCGGTGCGTACGCTTCACCCGGCTCAGTGACCCAGTGGACACCATCCTTGGAACGCATGTAGTAGGCGATCCGTCCCTTCCAATCGTTAGCGATCAAGTGGTACTGAACATCGTCTTTCCACATCAGTGGATCTTCGAAGACCCCTTCGACCTTGGGGTAGACCGATTCCGCTGAAACGAGATACCAGTCGGTGAATCCATCTGGGCTGACCCACGCAAAACCTCGACGAGAGATCGCGGTATACGAACCGTCGTCACGGGCAGCGAAGGTGAAATTCACGCGGCGCTGAACACACCAACGTTCGCGTTTGTGAAAATCAAACGCGTTGTGTTTCCAGGGGCCGCTGAGGCTTTTGGAGAAATAGAACTTACCGACGCAGTAGATTACGTAGCCTTTGCGAGTCTTGTACAGCGTGGGGTTGTGCCCATGGCCGATCGTGTCCTCGTATTGGTAGGGACCGACGGGATCGTCGGCAACGGCATGAATGACGATCGAGTTGTGATAGTCGAAATGACCAAGTTCGGCGTTTTCAGGCCAGCGGCATACGAACAGGTGGTACTTGCCGTCATCGCCGCGGACCGCGTTGCCGCCCCAGTAAGACCAGTCAGGATCTTCGATGCCGTTGAGCACGTCGCGAGGCAAGACATTGTCGCCACCCCATGCCTTCGATGTCAGATCGCCGCGTGGCTTGACCCGTTCAAATCGATCCTTGAACTGCCCCCCCAACACAAGGTTGTTCCACTCAGCCGGACGCGGTCGAGCAACGTCGTCGGCGTGCAAATGAGCAGAAAGGCTAACAGCCACACAGCCGACCAACAGGACCAAGGTTAAGTAACGTTGTCGATTCATGGTTTGCATAGCTGTTGGATCGTGGTGTTTGCTTATTCAAAATGCGATGGCAACCCGAATCACTAGTGCTTTGTGCCAGCTAAACGTTCGGGTTCTGGGTGTAGCGGAAGCCGTCAAGACTTTCGGCGATTCAAGGTGTGGATCAAAACTCTTGACGAGTTCCGTTACCCTCAAAATGAGCTATCACATACCACTAGGGCTTCTCAAACCACATATGCAGCGTTGGCGGTCGTAAGGTTTCATGGTGGGAACTGGCGAAGGAGTTCCACAGGATTCCTCGCTTCGAATGCGTTTTCGCAACTAGCACCAACGAAATAAGCTTGTTCGTGTCATGCTTCACAAACTCAGCAAGAGCCTTTCCTTCGAAACGGAAGACGCCTGCCTGCTGACCTTTGGGAATCGTGAAGTGGCCGAGCAACCGAGCCTTACCCGCCTCGTTGTTTTCGTTTTGCACGCCAAGCAACTCTTCCCAAGCTACCGTTTCCGGCGACCAATCATCCAACGCGTCGTCCAAGATGCCGTAAACCGCGATCGTGGTGTCAGTCGCTTTGGAAGCAAAACCTCTCCCTGATGGAGTCGCCGTCAGCTGTAATCGAGCCTTAGCTATGTCCTCCGTTTCCATCCCGGACAAATCAAAGCGAAGTGAACTCCGGTAATCGAATCGATCCTGCTTCGTCTTGTGTGTCCGCACAAAAAGCAATTCACTTTCCGTGTTGCGATGGGCGTAGTCGCGACGGAACGAACAATCCGCACCTTTCCTCATGATTGTCGTAACTTGAACATCGCCGGCATCGTCATGGGGGGCCAATGGTTCAATACCACGACCGTTGGCGATTTTCTGCCGCAACAAACGCACGGCTGACTTATCATCTACCCGGCGTTGTTCGCCCGATGCACGGTGCTGGACATCCACGAATCCGTCGAATACTTCTAGCATGGAATCGCCGTCTTCCTTGACCGTTACGCCGAAACTGGTCCCTTGATCAATCAAGCGACCATTGGGCGTATCCACCGTAAAACCTTTGAAGTCATTTTCAACCGTGACAACCAGCTTTCCACCGTGCAGTTGACAGCGATCTTTCCCTAGAATCTCCAAGTGCGATGGCCCTTCCAGGTCCACCCGTGCACCATTGTCAAAGCGAACCGTGGCGACCCCCTGGGCAAGGCGGAAGTGCCCCACGCTGATTCGCTGACCGTTATGGGTCGGCGTTGCCGACTCTTGCCACAAGCAGTTCCCAACGGACTCAAGTTCAGCAAACGAGACGTCACGCTCACGCGACTCCCAACTCCAAAGCCCCGTCGCGATCAAAATGCTAGCCGCCAGGATGAGGGGACCAAGATAGCGAACCCAAGAGCCGATCACAGGCGGCTCTTTCGGAAGATGGACCGCATCGGCCTTGGCGGCACGGCCTCCAATTTGAGTGTGCGATAATTCGGCGACCAGCATCCCCATTTCGACGAATGCCGCCAATGCTGCCGGCGATTCAGCCAACATCATATCCAGTTCAGCGACATCGGCGTCGGCAATACGATCGTCTCGATAAGCGCTGGCCAATTCAATCAATCGACTTAACTCAGCGGACGATAATTCGGGGTGCGGTTCAGATGTCATGCCAAACCCTCTTGCTGTTTCAGCGTTGTGGTGATGCAGCGAAATAGCTGCTGACAGGTTCGATCAAGGCGTTTGTAGATCGCGTGGATAGAAACGTTCATCTCCACAGCAATCTCCTCAACCGCCTGCCCTTCGCCGTAACGACGATGCAAAGTATCAAACTGGACGGTCTTGAGCTTTGCCATGCACCCCTTCAGTGCCGCCTCGCGAGCGGTGGAGCGATTGGCTTGTTCGGGCGAACTGAACTCGATGGCGACCGCTTCGATCACTTCATTACTCAACCGAGCCCGATCGCTCTTGCACCGACTGTAGTACCGCATCACTTGAAAGCGAGCAATTGCCAACCCCCAAGCGGCGAAATCCGTCCCCTGTTCGAACTCAGAATACTTCCGCCACATCACCGAACAGGTCTCCTGCAGAACATCGTCAGCGTCGGGGCCATTGGGCACCAACGACCGAATCAGGCCCCAGAACCGCTTCTGGTTTTGCATCAAGAGACGGGTGAACTGCTCGCCCGGTTGCAACACGTCACCTGATTGCAGCGTGTCGCCCGTTCGCGGCGTGATTGTTTCTTCAGTCATGCAAAAGATGTATGTGTTAAAAGCCCCAATTGGACAAGAATTCGAACAAACATGCCCCAATTACAGAGCAGGAACCGGGGCTGGAGGCAAAACGACTGGCCCTGTGCTCAAGGCCAGCCAAAACGCAAATTAGATCGCACCAACAGCGATCCTACTTAGTCGGCTCGTCTTCTGCTGCCGCGGCAGACTCGCTGGCCATCAGTTCGCCCAGGGACTGACGCTCATCCTGTTGCAGGACGGTTGGCTCCGGCTTGCCGCACCCTGAAACGGACGCACCAACAAACAACATCA
This genomic stretch from Neorhodopirellula lusitana harbors:
- a CDS encoding arylsulfatase, with translation MALIVALLLLSETAPVTFASETQRPPNVIFILADDLGPGMLGCYGQEVVKTPNIDRLARQGMKFNNYYGSVFCAPARWTLLSGMHDGRVGGWGQNRGGLPILRDSGKISEEEYQKRLVVHKAKSNPIADDELFLAQVAQQAGYQTAQFGKLDRGFLTWHERVKRFGWDFYEGYYDHSRCHGFYPPYLWRNGERFDLPGNTMADCGKTSEAGDEPVGYGGETYSQNVFIEGILKCLRSHQDKPFFLYHPTQLPHGPVAIPELHPDFADHPTMSLAEKKFGSMVKMLDEHVGLILDELVTLGLDDNTIVLFASDNGHELYYGPKPEYRKQLLANGERANLTDRKWRTSECGDVFDGAGGRAGLKRSGYQGGMQCPLLVRWPGKIAGGTETDLLSSHYDFLATLADIVGQEKPVGKDGISYLPTLLGQPQTEVHDFVVVYNRNTLLGSSALITGDGFKLVQANKKKDVFQLYNILEDNEERFDLSAQYPEKVEYLKQLLTQEIDSPRPDLK
- a CDS encoding DUF1553 domain-containing protein is translated as MLAPLWWIGFAATSTASDLEFNRDIRPIFSDTCFKCHGPDANTREAGLRLDERAAAVEDLGGYAAIVSGDPDHSDVVTRVETDDPDLLMPPPDSGMTLTDDQKHRLRQWIKEGAEYQRHWAFTPIERPDPPLGIDASSPIDAFIDRGLKQAGLSPLGPAGATTQLRRVTLDLSGLPPTIEETERFLMEVKSEGLEAAYERAVERLLQSSRYGERMAWQWLEAARYADTDGYQNDGPREMWRWRDWVIDAYNQNMSFDQFTIRQLAGDRLPDPSEQDLIATAFNRNNRYNSEEGIPIDEFLLENAVDRVDTTATVWMAVTVGCARCHDHKYDPFSQREYYQLIDFFNDVSESGRAIKFGNSEPWIKTPTEGQREKLNGLDRRIASCRNRLREANSHLAEAQQSWEASVDLSSLSPLVSEGLDHFFDFDQPDVRVVSKQGDPLRSSGLIGEAAAVSGKDQFELGKIPGLIGNGRFSIAFWMSPGRADSKQADSEQSDSGQVKSGPVLSSEAANTKREGILVEFVDGHLRWNIIHRWISGVSTVETERTFEPDKWTHITLTNDGTQRASGMQIYVDGILQATTVIRNTNANAAKPDFGAAMSIGYSKHVGFWKGQVDQLRFYGSRTLSVEEAALLAVAEALETISMIQPNERSDQQRRKMLLAYLENTEDTAHRLLLSKLRDAKADRTLHWDAMPTTMVMQDLPDGRPSFVRTRGVYDQLGEEAPASVPAVLPGLDQPADRLGFARWLVDGNHPLTARVAVNRYWQMLFGRGLVGTTEDFGTQGDLPTHPELLDWLAAEFMDSGWDIKAILKTMVISDTYRRSSKVEKAHRKQDPENLFYARANRQRLPGNVLRDQALQVSGLLVEKTGGPSVYPYQPKGLWKEASNFTYKVGKGEDLYRRSLYTYWKRTLSPPNMALLDTADREWCSVKPRQTNTPLQALTLLNDVTFAEAAKKFGELILESGTSDPDRLDYAFERLLCRKPSDAERQVLLDALETYRRGFAASPDQAQAVVSIGESKPSGNHSPVELAAATALANVLLNLEEATTRD
- a CDS encoding glycoside hydrolase family protein is translated as MNRQRYLTLVLLVGCVAVSLSAHLHADDVARPRPAEWNNLVLGGQFKDRFERVKPRGDLTSKAWGGDNVLPRDVLNGIEDPDWSYWGGNAVRGDDGKYHLFVCRWPENAELGHFDYHNSIVIHAVADDPVGPYQYEDTIGHGHNPTLYKTRKGYVIYCVGKFYFSKSLSGPWKHNAFDFHKRERWCVQRRVNFTFAARDDGSYTAISRRGFAWVSPDGFTDWYLVSAESVYPKVEGVFEDPLMWKDDVQYHLIANDWKGRIAYYMRSKDGVHWVTEPGEAYAPGIDRYEDGTAPDWYKYERIRVLQDDHGRAVQAHFAVIDSDKHSDLPNDKHSSKHIIIPLTVERLIEVENEQPITADTREIRVKIQAEDGFDPHTDIDLDSLRFGASQEVSFGRGSRLRKTEKAGRDLVLVFEGQGNGITAENFAGKLQGKTSQGKLLIGWARLPGVSFSEPVLSSLAPKFEYTDEGLEAYVEVQNFGQAKSSQSWVEILVDGKVLASGSVRPMKPFETSLVRLVCDRTLSPASKCDVTVQLKSDGLPTETFTKNITLPSRE
- a CDS encoding sulfatase; this encodes MRFRSSLMALTLVALGLAMQPSGSCDDARPNVLMIAIDDINDWVGPLGGHPQAQTPELDQFCKSGSVIFRNAVCAAPICGPSRSALLSGFMPQRTGVYGNSSNMIYSDIVKTHATLPEYFSKHGYHTLSNGKIFHKHATEHGVDFGHWAFDEHARARRGVKDGPDKKRYTSSKAGIINGRQSPEFVGKDSKLSWGPTKKPFEETVDYRVADWADQQITREFDKPFFMAVGFIKPHLPWIVPQEFFDQYELASLEVPEVKEDDLDDILNPNGKPAFNPTGEYIWIKKQGLEKEATRAYLASISYVDTCLGMVLNSLEKSPYADNTIVVICGDHGWHLGEKHRYLKNTLWCEAARTPVIVRLPKRKDQGTAYSDATVSLIDLYPTLVALCGLPAKELDGYDFSSLLDNPSAPWNHFGVTVSSAGTSVMGQRYHYIHHLSGAEEFYDLKNDPMEWSNLIKNPEFAEMIAEMNKHVPAHRAEFPNIHFDKPPNYVDADSDPTIKQTRNLMELK
- a CDS encoding sulfatase; protein product: MNFNKTLCGPFIAQCVSEGCRILGTISRLRIRVISNVCQGCLLVAICFAVLFASPALGDSKPNIVFILVDDLGNADVGFNGSTYYETPNIDALAKGGLVIENAYMYPTCSPSRTALATGKQSFRTGVYTVPVLEAGDDQANIFSRWTVGEEHIMYSQPLADVGYKSIHLGKWHLVGPYPKEELAMEYPLKKKLKQPDPWDFSWVPYHKEHCQKYYPEGRGYLKNVGGTYRGDPALEIGGYKGKTGGYFAPFSNPFIEPKPDDEWLTDRLTDDAIEFMDEHQEDPFLINMHYYTVHRPIRGRSKELVQKYLEKPGDPITGQGMGEGKNKLRDAEYATMIESLDDNVGRIVQFLDDNGLRENTLIVFTSDNGQNVGSNDKLRGKKGYIYEGGIRVPTCMNWPGKIDARRTQTAVAGLDLFPTFMDIAGIDYDGVLDGDSVTGLFQGEPESLQNRPLFWHLASCYKHGACSVIRKNNLKLIQFLADGKMELYDLDNDPREEHNLAETNPEQTQALLKELVDWRKSNDVPLPPGSVLR